The proteins below come from a single Aminivibrio pyruvatiphilus genomic window:
- a CDS encoding type II toxin-antitoxin system RelE family toxin, protein MSPTYSVSIKNDAVKAIAGFDRTYQRRIAEVLRTLASDPRPRGCAPLKGIPDTWRVCVGDIRIVYEINDSVLLVHVVRIAHRRDVYKKL, encoded by the coding sequence TTGAGCCCGACGTATTCGGTATCGATCAAGAATGATGCCGTCAAGGCAATTGCGGGTTTTGACCGGACGTACCAACGCCGTATTGCTGAAGTTCTGCGGACTCTGGCGTCTGATCCAAGACCCCGGGGTTGCGCACCTTTGAAAGGAATTCCGGATACCTGGCGTGTTTGTGTAGGAGACATCCGTATTGTCTATGAAATCAATGACAGTGTTCTCCTTGTGCACGTTGTCCGGATTGCCCACAGAAGAGATGTGTACAAAAAGTTATAA
- a CDS encoding VOC family protein — MKPRISMITLGVRDLERAVKFYGEGLGFPMMETSPGVAFFPLNGTWLSLYPREALAEDARVSPEGSGFESFTLAHNVQSEAEVDEAMARARAVRAGATAAKQPEKVFWGGYSGYFKDPDGHLWEVAYNPHFWVGPRDDQA; from the coding sequence ATGAAACCACGAATCAGCATGATCACTCTCGGGGTCCGGGATCTTGAGAGAGCGGTGAAATTCTACGGAGAGGGGCTTGGCTTTCCCATGATGGAAACCTCGCCCGGTGTCGCGTTTTTCCCCCTCAACGGCACGTGGCTGAGCCTGTATCCCCGTGAGGCCCTGGCGGAAGACGCCCGGGTTTCACCTGAGGGCAGCGGGTTTGAATCCTTCACCCTGGCCCACAACGTGCAGTCCGAGGCGGAAGTGGACGAGGCCATGGCCCGGGCGCGGGCGGTCCGGGCCGGAGCCACGGCGGCCAAGCAGCCGGAAAAGGTGTTCTGGGGCGGCTACAGCGGCTATTTCAAGGACCCGGACGGCCATCTGTGGGAAGTGGCGTACAACCCCCATTTCTGGGTCGGCCCCCGGGACGACCAGGCGTAA
- a CDS encoding DODA-type extradiol aromatic ring-opening family dioxygenase, with amino-acid sequence MATLKPVFIGHGSPENAIAENSYSRFLSAYANKIPKPEAVVVISAHWQTRGTFITSGRTPQQIYDFWGFPDELYRLEYAPGGSPETAALIANAGLGVSEDPERGIDHAAWAVMKHMYPAKDVPLLEMSLDVNKTEEEHFEMGKRLAKFGHNGILFMGSGNMVHNLRNISFDPKQKPFPWAVKADLWLKEAIESHEVEKLIHYREKMPEYRMSIPTDEHFLPLLYIMGMRAEEQSAGTIYEEIQNGSISMRCIEIG; translated from the coding sequence ATGGCGACTCTGAAACCAGTCTTCATCGGACATGGTTCCCCGGAAAATGCGATTGCGGAGAATAGCTATTCCCGGTTCCTCAGCGCTTACGCGAACAAAATCCCGAAGCCTGAAGCCGTCGTCGTCATTTCGGCCCACTGGCAGACCAGGGGGACCTTCATCACAAGCGGAAGAACCCCCCAGCAGATCTATGATTTCTGGGGCTTTCCCGACGAGCTGTACAGGCTGGAATATGCCCCCGGCGGCTCGCCGGAAACGGCGGCCCTGATCGCAAACGCGGGCCTTGGGGTATCTGAAGACCCGGAGCGCGGAATCGACCATGCCGCATGGGCCGTGATGAAGCATATGTATCCGGCGAAAGACGTTCCTCTGCTCGAGATGAGTCTCGACGTCAACAAAACTGAAGAAGAGCATTTTGAAATGGGGAAGAGGCTGGCGAAATTCGGCCACAACGGGATATTGTTCATGGGAAGCGGGAATATGGTCCATAATCTGCGGAACATCAGTTTTGACCCAAAACAGAAACCGTTCCCCTGGGCGGTGAAGGCCGACCTCTGGCTGAAGGAAGCCATAGAGAGCCATGAGGTTGAGAAGCTCATTCACTACAGGGAGAAAATGCCCGAGTATAGAATGTCCATTCCCACAGACGAACATTTCCTCCCGTTGCTTTATATCATGGGAATGAGGGCAGAGGAGCAAAGCGCAGGGACAATATACGAAGAGATACAGAACGGAAGCATTTCCATGAGATGCATAGAGATCGGTTGA
- the rsgA gene encoding ribosome small subunit-dependent GTPase A — protein sequence MNTIDMENLGLGRELLAGASVAYPGLFPGRIVSQSRDLYTAVAERGELTAEVSGKFRFEAGTLSHFPAVGDFVLLDRNEDTGGNGIIHAVLPRKSAFIRKAAGTSNDEQVVAANIDTVFLCMSLNSDFNLRRMERYLGVAWDSGAVPVIVLTKADLCDDLARRLAEVGTVACGAEVLVTSSLSEDGWISVRRYLGRGKTVAFIGSSGVGKSTLINRLLGWDALATKGLRNDDKGRHTTTRRELIVLPEGGAVIDTPGMRELGIESADFSKAFADIGELAAECRFRDCTHSGEPGCAVRRAMDEGLLSAERLAAWKKLKKEAGYEGLNSRQIESEKLSVMFADVGGMKNARKFAKEINKKRHGY from the coding sequence TTGAACACTATAGATATGGAAAATCTGGGTCTCGGGCGGGAACTCCTCGCCGGGGCTTCCGTGGCATACCCCGGGCTTTTCCCCGGAAGGATCGTTTCCCAGTCCAGGGACCTCTACACGGCCGTAGCCGAGAGGGGCGAACTGACGGCGGAGGTTTCGGGAAAGTTCCGTTTTGAGGCCGGAACCCTGTCCCATTTCCCGGCGGTGGGCGACTTCGTCCTGCTTGACCGGAACGAGGATACAGGCGGCAACGGGATCATCCATGCCGTGCTGCCGAGGAAGAGCGCCTTCATCCGGAAGGCTGCGGGGACTTCCAACGACGAACAGGTGGTGGCGGCGAACATCGACACCGTGTTTCTCTGCATGTCCCTGAACAGCGATTTCAACCTGCGGAGAATGGAGCGGTACCTGGGCGTGGCCTGGGACAGCGGAGCCGTTCCGGTGATCGTCCTGACGAAGGCCGATTTGTGCGACGACCTGGCCCGGAGACTTGCGGAGGTAGGAACCGTGGCCTGCGGGGCGGAGGTGCTGGTAACATCGAGCCTGTCGGAAGACGGATGGATCTCCGTGCGGAGATACCTGGGCCGGGGAAAGACAGTGGCCTTCATCGGCTCCTCCGGCGTGGGGAAGTCCACCCTGATCAACCGGCTGCTGGGGTGGGACGCCCTGGCGACCAAAGGGCTGCGGAACGACGACAAGGGGCGCCATACCACAACGAGGCGGGAGCTTATCGTCCTTCCGGAAGGCGGAGCAGTGATCGACACTCCCGGAATGAGGGAGCTGGGCATTGAAAGCGCCGACTTTTCAAAGGCCTTCGCGGATATCGGGGAACTGGCGGCGGAGTGCCGCTTCCGGGACTGCACTCATTCGGGGGAGCCGGGCTGCGCGGTCCGGCGGGCCATGGACGAAGGACTGCTTTCGGCGGAACGGCTGGCGGCCTGGAAGAAGCTGAAGAAGGAAGCCGGGTATGAGGGGCTGAACTCCCGGCAGATCGAGTCGGAAAAACTCTCCGTCATGTTCGCTGACGTGGGCGGCATGAAGAACGCCAGGAAGTTCGCGAAAGAGATAAACAAAAAGCGGCACGGGTACTGA
- a CDS encoding DUF5808 domain-containing protein yields MEQKENQKEINQAEWNNPDNWSVGFYFSKKDSRTWVPKSIPWMGWTLNLGSRAGAFWMIGFLVGLPLLIVLLMSLVCGK; encoded by the coding sequence ATGGAGCAGAAGGAAAATCAGAAAGAAATCAACCAGGCGGAATGGAACAACCCCGACAACTGGTCGGTGGGCTTCTACTTCAGCAAGAAAGACAGCCGGACCTGGGTTCCGAAGTCCATCCCGTGGATGGGATGGACTCTCAACCTCGGCAGCCGGGCGGGGGCTTTCTGGATGATAGGCTTTCTTGTTGGCCTGCCTTTGCTGATCGTCCTGCTGATGAGCCTGGTCTGCGGAAAATAA
- the corA gene encoding magnesium/cobalt transporter CorA encodes MSPGTMVFIGEQQVDKARIDIIRYDDAGLKEMSDVSPEQCRDCSAASGVTWINVNGIHNVALIESLGKHFDLHPLTLEDIVNTTQRPKVEEFPDYVYAVLKMMAFDDAANRLEIEHVSLIFGENYVISFQEHEGDVFDSVRERIRNSKGRIRSLKADFLAYALMDAAVDHYFLALERIGDRIENMDDRILVHPRPGDIQEVHKLKREILSFRKAVWPLREEVGALEKSETVLIRPETRVFLRDLYDHIIQVIDMVETFRDILGGIHDTYLSSVSNRMNEIMKVLTIISTIFIPMTFIAGVYGMNFTYMPELKWPFGYYLIWGVMITVALSLVSFFKRRKWF; translated from the coding sequence ATGTCACCAGGCACAATGGTGTTTATAGGTGAGCAGCAGGTGGACAAAGCCCGCATCGACATCATCCGGTATGATGACGCCGGATTGAAAGAAATGAGCGACGTCTCTCCGGAACAATGCCGGGACTGTTCCGCTGCCTCCGGCGTGACGTGGATCAATGTCAACGGCATTCATAACGTCGCCCTGATTGAGTCGCTGGGGAAGCACTTTGATCTGCACCCCCTGACGCTGGAAGATATCGTCAACACCACCCAGCGGCCGAAAGTTGAAGAATTTCCGGACTATGTCTATGCCGTCCTGAAAATGATGGCCTTTGATGATGCTGCGAACAGGCTCGAGATTGAACACGTCAGCCTGATCTTTGGAGAGAACTATGTCATTTCCTTCCAGGAGCACGAAGGAGACGTGTTTGACTCTGTTCGGGAGCGGATCAGGAACTCTAAGGGACGAATCCGTTCACTGAAAGCGGATTTTCTTGCCTACGCTCTCATGGATGCCGCGGTGGATCATTATTTCCTGGCCCTTGAGCGTATCGGGGACCGGATCGAGAACATGGACGACCGTATCCTGGTTCATCCCAGGCCGGGGGATATTCAGGAAGTTCATAAGCTGAAACGGGAAATTCTGAGCTTCCGCAAGGCCGTCTGGCCCCTGCGCGAAGAGGTGGGCGCACTGGAAAAGAGCGAAACCGTCCTGATCCGGCCGGAAACAAGGGTCTTTCTGCGGGATCTGTACGACCACATCATCCAGGTCATCGACATGGTGGAAACGTTCCGGGACATTCTTGGCGGCATTCATGATACCTACCTGTCCAGCGTCAGCAACCGCATGAACGAAATCATGAAGGTGCTCACCATCATTTCCACGATCTTCATCCCCATGACGTTCATCGCCGGAGTGTACGGAATGAACTTTACATACATGCCCGAGCTGAAATGGCCCTTCGGCTACTACCTGATCTGGGGCGTCATGATTACGGTAGCCCTCAGCCTTGTTTCCTTTTTCAAACGAAGGAAATGGTTTTGA
- a CDS encoding ABC transporter ATP-binding protein yields MSEKKKPILVVNNLKKYFRTKKGLLHAVDDVSFTIDEGRTLGVVGESGCGKSTLGKTILRLTEPTGGEVFLEGEDIVSMNEKQLRKTRLKMQMIFQDPYSSIDPRMSVAQIISDPLKVNRLCGSRKEIDDRVDRMMDVVGLAPRLRDSYPHELDGGRRQRIGIARALALDPKFIICDEPVSALDVSIQAQIINILMDLKEEKGLTYIFITHDLSVVKHISDEIAVMYLGQCVEKASSDELFSHPLHPYTKALLAAIPVPNLSKRHARPTVIRGEVGNPIDPAPGCRFAPRCDFATEKCVGRNPELREVANGHFVACLLHNGEM; encoded by the coding sequence ATGAGTGAGAAAAAAAAGCCTATACTGGTCGTAAATAACCTGAAAAAATATTTCAGGACGAAAAAGGGCCTTCTTCATGCGGTTGACGACGTTTCCTTCACGATTGACGAAGGCAGGACTCTCGGTGTCGTGGGCGAATCGGGCTGCGGGAAATCCACACTTGGAAAAACGATACTGCGCCTTACAGAACCCACCGGCGGCGAAGTGTTTCTCGAAGGAGAGGATATAGTCTCCATGAATGAGAAACAGCTTCGAAAGACCCGCCTGAAAATGCAGATGATATTTCAGGATCCCTATTCAAGCATCGATCCGCGTATGAGTGTCGCCCAGATCATATCCGATCCTTTGAAGGTCAATCGTCTCTGCGGCAGCAGAAAGGAAATTGATGACCGTGTAGACAGAATGATGGATGTAGTCGGGCTTGCTCCGCGGCTGAGAGATTCCTACCCCCATGAACTGGATGGGGGCCGCAGGCAGAGAATAGGCATTGCCCGGGCTCTCGCTCTAGATCCTAAATTCATAATCTGCGATGAACCGGTTTCCGCTCTGGATGTTTCGATACAGGCGCAGATTATCAATATTCTCATGGATCTGAAGGAAGAAAAGGGTCTTACTTACATTTTTATCACCCACGATCTTTCGGTCGTCAAACATATCTCCGATGAAATAGCCGTGATGTACCTCGGACAATGTGTTGAAAAAGCTTCGTCTGATGAACTGTTCTCTCACCCGCTTCACCCCTATACGAAAGCCCTTCTTGCGGCGATTCCCGTGCCCAACCTTTCGAAGAGGCATGCCAGGCCGACAGTCATCAGGGGGGAGGTCGGCAATCCTATTGACCCCGCACCCGGCTGCCGTTTTGCCCCCAGGTGTGATTTTGCCACCGAAAAATGTGTCGGCAGAAATCCTGAACTCAGGGAAGTGGCTAATGGGCATTTTGTGGCATGCTTGCTGCATAACGGCGAAATGTAG